ccaaatttctagaTCCCTTTGTGTATACATCAGGCCCAAGTGAAAAACTGATGCAGAACCAGAAACCGAAGAAATAGTGGTAGGACGTTTTGAAGTCTCAATTATCTGCTGTCCTACTGTCGAATGATGTCCtaatggaagtacatgtacgtgtgtATTTGCTCTGTATCTTGCCTTTCTCTCAACATACTTCAAATGAGCCAATGGTCTGAGAGTCATGCTCCTTCCCGCCGTAAGGGAACCAAGCTTGCAGTCCTGCTCGATGGGCGTTGAGACTTGCCCGACCAAAGGTACCCAGCTCTGCTCCATTCCAGTGAGCTACGTAGGAACCTTGCTGGCATCCGTCTGCCCGTATTGCTTCTCGAGGCAGATTTTGGCCAGTGTAGCAGTAGACCATGTTGGCAGCGCTGAAAGGTGAAAACGCTTTGACATTCCTTCTCTAAAGTGTTTTTGGTAAGTGCAAAAGGCTTGCAATATCCCCAGGCAGTGATAGCAACAACTTATGGGGGCAAGAACACAATGTAGATGATGGAGTGGAAGGAACGCTTGCCAGTGTGGTACTTTGGTTGAGATGAACGTGTTGCAAGAAGTCTAGAGGTGTTCCTGTTGGAGTTGTGTGTCTGTCACTCAAGTCAGTTCAACAACATCACGGAATCTTTAACGATCATCAACTCGCTATATTAAACGTTTGAAAAAGCAGATGGGTTATCTTCATCGAAGAGAGTCGCACTCACAGTGATTTTGGCAGAACACACAACACCAAACTTCTGTAGATCTCGTCACCCCGATGATGGGTTTCCTCTCCACCCCACGACGTCCAGCCCTCTAACCCCCTGATCTTAGCCTTACCAAGAAGACCGTTGATAACACATGGTGAATATCTAAAAAAGAAATAATGGTATATCATCCTCTTAATTTGGACACCGGAAGGCATGCTTTGTCAAACACCGCCCATCTCAACGATCTCCAAGATTTTACTGTAAAATCGTAACACTCACGACACGTGCAGCTTTCGAAGCCCTATATACGGTATGTATCTATAGAAAAGCTTAAATGAGTGACTTTCATGTACTGGGCAGGGGCTTAAGTTATGCACACTAGGAAGTTTATGTGACGGCGACCGCAGCGAGACGATGTCCTGAATTGTTATAGCTGAATGAAAACTATAAAAAACACTCACCCGTTGATGACATATGGTTGGAACCTGGGTTCCCTGTTCACCTTTGTTACTCGGAGCCAAGCGTATCGATGCTGATTGTTTCCCACGAGCACGTCGAAGCGAGACAGACTCTGGGAGTCGTACTCTTTTCCACCCCAGGGGAACCACGCCTGGAGTCCACTCTGGTGATGGTTGACGTCGCCGCGCCCGAAGGTTCCGGTTTCCTTTTCCTGCCACAAGCACACCACGGAATTGTTCCTGTCCGGGGCCCTGATGGCGTTCGCTGGACAAGACTGCCCATTTCTTACCGACGAAAAGCTCGCCATCGCGGAGGGAAGAGGGATGTCTGAAAAAGAGGCTATTTGTTGAATATAAATCGGCAGTCGGTGTCCCAGTCGCTCCAGTTTCTCGTCACTCTTTCCGCCGATGCATGGCATATGTGGAATAAATCCAGGCGGGAGGCTCTCGCGCATAGCAACGGTGGCGATCATTCTGCGAATGCATACGGGGTAATCAGAGTGCGGGGACCCAGCTgtttacactccggatgcagtggaacGGccagcctcgtcctgtcgcccgatACGAGGAAGGACGATGAGTGACGAAATGTACCACATAGGAGTCTACAGGGGTAGGATTCTTGCACCTGCATGGGCGCTTGGATACTCCCCGGGCTTGCCGGCGATGACTTACAATAGGCAAATAGTTTATAACTGATATGAGTAGAATAACTGGTATTGTATGAATGTGGTTTTATATTTCGTGGTGTTGGCTCCTTATAGGAAGCTTTCCTCTGTACCACTCTGTACATTGTAGGTCTATTTATTTTCTGTACAGTAAATATTAAATAAATATATAAACTGCTCAGAAGACCTGTACTTGACCGAGGGTTTTCGATAACACTGTCGCCATGACGTGAGTTCACCCAAGGCAGATCAAACGTCCCTGGCAAGCAGTCGGAGTGTTCTCTTGGACGCATGGAGTAAAGACATCCAAGCGTGTCACTGCATCGCACTCGTTTTGAGTGTATACGTCCATTGCCCATGCAGAGCAACCACTGACATGCTCTATATACTATCGACATATGTGCGacagctccccccccccccacctgcaccaccaccaccaccaccaccaccaccaccaccaccaccacaccaccaccaccaccaacaacaTCCATCACGACGTACCAACACCACCCCACAGGCAAGCAACATACACTGACTTTTAGATGTAACTGACTACTCACCTTTCTCGAGCTTTCGTAAAATGTCAGGCGGACACCAATATCAGGCGGAGAGTGATGGATAGCTATGCCTGGGTAGGTTCACAAAAAAACAGTGTCTGGCCTACATGCAGACTACGCGCAACTCGATGAACACTGGCATGTACCTGAGAATATCGCTTGGCGGCTTGTCATGCGCACGCATCCGGTGACCATTTATTGCCACTTCCTCAGTCATGATCATCCTACACTCAGGATGACATTAtcagtttatttttcattcgCATTCTACAGTTTGATATTCGTGATATTGGTTCTTGTAATTGAATATAATCGCTGTAATTTATATCCGTGCACAACAAATTATCTATTGTCGACTGCCCTACTTCGGTCTTGTCATTGTAATTCATTGATTTGAAGTAAGATAACCGCTCTATGGTTTAGCAAGTGGCAACACTCCGATGTGTGTAAAATGGGAACAGCTGAGCAGTACCGGAGGCTATAATATGATAGAGCCGCATGCAACAGCGTACCATGCAAGTTACCTAGCCTGTGGTGTGCGCATGCAAGTTTACTCAACTCGCCAGTATTTCGACTGCCAACCCCACCCCAGGCACAAACAGACAAACAGAGATTTCAGGACTGATCCATGATGTAATGAAAAAGGACCAAACTTGCAAAAAGAAACTCCATTAAACATAAAGGGATAAGGCGATGGCCGAATGTCGTCAGCGAGAAAACAATGTGATTACGTCAACAAGTCTTCCAACTGAAACGGGCACTTGCGCCGAAGAAAGGAAAAAGCATTTTTCTGACGTGATTTTCTAAGATTCACTATCCCAACTATTAAAGAGATTGGCTGAAAACTCGGGTAATACGAGTCCATTTCTTTTCGCTCACGGAGGCAATCTAAAAGGTCTTGTTGGCTTGGATATGACAGATCAAAGAACAGAGAAAAACGcatgtttttgaagaaaaaaaggagtcAAAAAGTAATTGTATGCTTTTAACGGTGTTCCATTAGTTAATGGTGATGCTTGAGACGTGTTCGTGTAATGCAATCTCCTTCGTACAATGAGAGGGGATATTGTGCAATACTGACGTACATGACTTGTACCGTAAGGTTCTTCGATAATTATCAGAAATTCTGAGGGTATGAACCATGTGCTGAACACCGAAAAGAAAGGATTTAGTGTTGTGCAATACCACACCGTGTTGCTTCGTGCATATATATCATGACCTCGAGTATAATAGATACATGATACCAGGACATAGTTAAAACTTTTGgtattaattcttgatgatacGAACTCCTCCAAAGTTGTATGCTTTGTCTTTTTGTGTCAAAGTTTCTACGGAAGGGAGAGTTTTTCCAAGCGGCGGTGAACCGCAGAAAGGAAATGTCTGTGGAGTCAAGCGGCAGGGAAATGTCTGTGGAGTCAAGCGGCAACTTCACGACCACATAAGGTTTTAGGAAAAGAGAGTCTGGTGATTCTCAAACACGTGCTTTTAACGCATACGCTTGATATTCTTTCTTACCTTAATTCTTTTTGCAACAACAAAAACGCACAATTTACGATGCGTGTTACAACTTGTTTCCGTTTGGTGATTTAAAAATCTTGAATGACGTTATATATATGTGTGTAAGTCACCTCTTCAGAAACATTTCACCTGGTttattataatacatgtataatgtaaaatGGTGTTTTATATCACTTATTCAAATTCTTAACGAGTAATAAGAGTAGTTTGTCATAAGACGATTCGCATTATGTGGAAAGGAACCCT
Above is a window of Lineus longissimus chromosome 3, tnLinLong1.2, whole genome shotgun sequence DNA encoding:
- the LOC135484110 gene encoding uncharacterized protein LOC135484110 isoform X1, producing MVTGCVRMTSRQAIFSDIPLPSAMASFSSVRNGQSCPANAIRAPDRNNSVVCLWQEKETGTFGRGDVNHHQSGLQAWFPWGGKEYDSQSLSRFDVLVGNNQHRYAWLRVTKVNREPRFQPYVINGYSPCVINGLLGKAKIRGLEGWTSWGGEETHHRGDEIYRSLVLCVLPKSLAANMVYCYTGQNLPREAIRADGCQQGSYVAHWNGAELGTFGRASLNAHRAGLQAWFPYGGKEHDSQTIGSFEIACKNYDFDYSWEPIEKVQKSPWLYEVLENGGYCPAIINGLLGKADIKRGMAWTCWGGVETAHTGQPFKTARVLCAKMKMD
- the LOC135484110 gene encoding uncharacterized protein LOC135484110 isoform X2, with the translated sequence MASFSSVRNGQSCPANAIRAPDRNNSVVCLWQEKETGTFGRGDVNHHQSGLQAWFPWGGKEYDSQSLSRFDVLVGNNQHRYAWLRVTKVNREPRFQPYVINGYSPCVINGLLGKAKIRGLEGWTSWGGEETHHRGDEIYRSLVLCVLPKSLAANMVYCYTGQNLPREAIRADGCQQGSYVAHWNGAELGTFGRASLNAHRAGLQAWFPYGGKEHDSQTIGSFEIACKNYDFDYSWEPIEKVQKSPWLYEVLENGGYCPAIINGLLGKADIKRGMAWTCWGGVETAHTGQPFKTARVLCAKMKMD